The region CTGGCAGGCAACGACGCGACGGTGGTGACGGAAACCGTTACGACCGGAGCGGACGGTATGGCCGCGACCACCCTGACCAGCATGACGGCGGGCACCTCGACGGTGACGGCGAAGGTGGGCGACAGCGAGCAGAAGGTTGACGTGAACTTCGTGGCCGACAGTGACACCGCTGAAATCACCGACGGCAATCTGAGCGTGGGCACGGGTGCAACGGCCAATGGCAAGGACATCAATGCGATCACTGCAAAAGTCACCGATGCGAACGGCAACCCGCTCGCCAACCAGACCGTGACGTTCAATGTGGGCGGAAGGGGCAACCATCACACCCACATGAGGTGCAAACAGGGCGGATGGTAATGCCGGCGCCACAGTGACGAGCCTGAAGGCGGGCACCTATGCGGTGACAGCAGAAGTGAATGGCAAGGGCACGAGCAAAAACACGACGTTCGTGGCGGATAAGGACTCGGCCGGCATTGCTGACGGCGACTTGGCGGTGGGTGACAACAATGCTGTAGCCGACGGAAAGTCGACGGACAGTGTGACCGC is a window of Serratia quinivorans DNA encoding:
- a CDS encoding Invasin; translation: MTFNVAEGATITPHEVQTGADGNAGATVTSLKAGTYAVTAEVNGKGTSKNTTFVADKDSAGIADGDLAVGDNNAVADGKSTDSVTAKVTDANGNPVSGVEVSFLAGNDATVVTETVTTGADGMAATTLTSMTAGTSTVTAKVGDSEQKVDVNFVADSDTAEITDGNLSVGTGATANGKDINAITAKVTDANGNPLANQTVTFNVGGRGNHHTHMRCKQGGW